In Ammoniphilus oxalaticus, a single genomic region encodes these proteins:
- a CDS encoding E2/UBC family protein, translating to MDIIKQAFKELQEYDENMISNIIPISLDERMQYRNSTCVYELELSILGKLSVLTIGFPFSFPRKLPLIFDKSRRFPNIPHIETDRLICYTLTDSIIIDERFPGAVLLQSLQKA from the coding sequence ATGGATATCATCAAGCAAGCTTTTAAAGAACTACAAGAGTATGATGAAAATATGATTTCTAACATTATCCCTATATCCCTTGATGAAAGGATGCAGTATCGTAACAGTACTTGTGTCTATGAACTAGAATTATCGATTTTAGGGAAACTCTCTGTTCTTACAATAGGGTTTCCCTTTTCATTCCCACGAAAACTACCTCTCATTTTTGATAAGTCAAGACGTTTCCCTAACATCCCCCATATAGAAACGGATAGATTGATTTGTTATACCCTTACAGATTCAATTATCATCGATGAACGTTTTCCTGGGGCGGTACTGTTGCAGTCCTTACAGAAAGC